In Nyctibius grandis isolate bNycGra1 chromosome 8, bNycGra1.pri, whole genome shotgun sequence, a single window of DNA contains:
- the WLS gene encoding protein wntless homolog produces the protein MAGAIIENMSTKKLCIVGGILLVFQVIAFLVGGLIAPSPTTAVPYTSVKCIDVRKNHHKTKWLMPWGPNHCDKLKDFDEAVSRQIEANDIVFAVHVPLPSKEMSPWFQFMLFIMQLDIAFKMDNDLKENAEVTLDVSLAYRDDTFDDWEEIAHAIEIRKLKCTFGSPKTLESEGRHYDCDFLPFMEIGSVAHKYYLINIRLPVNERKGINVGIGEIKDIRLVGIHQNGGFTKVWFAMKTFLTPSILIIMVWYWRRITLMTRAPVLLEKVIFALGISMTFINIPVEWFSIGFDWTWMLLFGDIRQGIFYAMLLSFWIIFCGEHMMDQNERNRLSGYWKQVGPIAVGSFCLFIFDMCERGVQLKNPFYSIWTTEVGTELAMAFIIVAGICLCLYFLFLCFMVFQVFRNISGKQSSLPAMSKARRLHYEGLIFRFKFLMLITLACAAMTVIFFIVSQVTEGHWKWGDITIQVNSAFFTGIYGMWNLYVFALMFLYAPSHKNYGEDQSNGDLGVNSGEELQLTTTITHVDGPTEVYKLARKEAQE, from the exons ctcccagccccactACAGCCGTTCCTTACACGTCGGTGAAGTGCATTGATGTAagaaaaaaccaccacaaaaccaAGTGGCTGATGCCCTGGGGACCCAACCACTGTGACAAGCTCAAAGACTTCGACGAGGCGGTGAGCAGGCAGATCGAAGCCAACGACATCGTGTTTGCCGTGCAcgttcccctccccagcaaggaGATGAGCCCCTGGTTCCAGTTCATGCTCTTCATCATGCAGCTGGACATCGCGTTCAAGATGGACAACGACCTAA AAGAAAACGCAGAAGTCACCCTGGATGTGTCGTTAGCGTATCGTGATGACACGTTTGATGATTGGGAAGAAATAGCGCACGCAATAGAGATCAGGAAGCTGAAGTGCACCTTTGGCTCCCCAAAA ACCCTGGAGTCTGAAGGCCGTCACTACGACTGTGACTTCCTTCCCTTCATGGAGATCGGCAGCGTGGCCCACAAGTACTACCTCATCAACATCCGCCTCCCCGTGAACGAGAGGAAGGGCATTAACGTGGGCATTGGGGAAATCAAGGACATCCGCCTCGTG GGCATCCATCAAAACGGAGGCTTTACCAAAGTGTGGTTTGCCATGAAGACCTTCCTGACCCCCAGCATTTTAATTATCATGGTCTGGTACTGGAGACGGATCACGCTGATGACACGCGCTCCTGTCCTGCTGGAGAA GGTCATCTTTGCTCTGGGCATTTCCATGACGTTCATTAACATCCCCGTGGAGTGGTTTTCCATCGGGTTCGACTGGACTTGGATGCTGCTCTTTGGAGACATTCGACAAGGCATTTTCTACGCCATGCTTCTGTCGTTCTGGATCATCTTCTGTGGGGAGCACATGATG GACCAGAACGAGCGCAATCGTCTCTCGGGGTACTGGAAGCAGGTCGGACCCATCGCTGTTGGCTCCTTCTGCCTCTTCATCTTTGACATGTGCGAGAG gggGGTGCAGCTGAAGAACCCCTTCTACAGCATCTGGACCACCGAAGTTGGCACGGAGCTGGCT ATGGCCTTTATTATAGTCGCAGGCATCTGCTTGTGTctctattttctcttcctgtgttTTATGGTCTTTCAAGTGTTCAGAAACATCAGTGGGAAGCAGTCAAGCCTGCCAGCCATGAGCAAGGCTCGCCGCCTTCATTACGAG GGGCTGATTTTTAGGTTCAAGTTCCTGATGCTCATCACCCTGGCTTGCGCGGCGATGACCGTCATCTTCTTCATCGTGAGCCAG GTGACCGAAGGCCACTGGAAGTGGGGGGACATAACGATACAAGTGAACAGCGCCTTCTTCACCGGCATCTACGGGATGTGGAACCTCTACGTCTTCGCCCTGATGTTCCTGTACGCGCCGTCGCACAAGAACTACGGTGAAGACCAGTCGAACG GTGACCTGGGAGTAAACAGTGGGGAAGAGCTTCAGctcaccaccaccatcacccacGTGGACGGGCCGACGGAGGTCTACAAGCTGGCTCGCAAGGAGGCTCAGGAGTGA